The following are encoded together in the Bicyclus anynana chromosome 2, ilBicAnyn1.1, whole genome shotgun sequence genome:
- the LOC112051925 gene encoding glucose dehydrogenase [FAD, quinone]-like — translation MIWQPLDLSEACPPHTPNSACSNFGLLYLSLLVKLYGGSADQRQECRRERAPREEFDFIVVGAGAAGCVVANRLTENHKWKVLLLEAGPEEPDVTLVPGLSSALLGSNIDWQYRTQPNGRSCLAHPGGSCPWPRGKTMGGSSSINSMAYLRGNRADYDAWAAAGNDGWSYEEVLPFFKKSERNINIEVLDSKYHGAKGEQYVSRYPYIDTPSIMLTEAFNQGGLPLADYNGAHQVGTMQAQAVSLDGERVSTNVAFIQPIRHKRPNLFVETNAEAKKILIDEYNNAYGIVYVKDGKKHTAYARKEVIISAGAINSPKLLMLSGIGPKQQLRSLGIPVVQDLAVGENLHDHVTFNGVVIALSNKTATTVSQEEILIAVEDYHEMKIKRGPLSGNGPVNSVSFLKTDPNLPAPDIQFQFNRISNWREMIQDPIAAEYVSILPTAFYDAVEPRAMNLVPKSRGVLLLNQTDPNGPPLLYPNYFGDERDMIPILKALRFLLSLENTEAMRSRGAHFVREPLPYCKRYEWGTDAYFVCMMQAYTATTYHPVGTCKMGPKWDTKAVVDNQLRVYGVRSLRVIDASMMPAVIRGNTNAPSIMIGERGVDFVVRHWRSHTKDYF, via the exons ATGATTTGGCAGCCTCTAGACCTGTCGGAAGCATGTCCCCCTCACACGCCCAACTCCGCGTGCTCCAACTTCGGGCTGCTGTACCTCAGTCTGCTGGTGAAGCTGTATGGAGGGTCCGCAGACCAGCGCCAGGAGTGTCGCAGAGAGAGGGCGCCCCGCGAGGAGTTCGACTTCATTGTggtgggcgcgggcgcggcgggctgCGTCGTCGCCAATAGACTTACAGAGAACCACAAGTGGAAG GTGCTGCTGCTAGAGGCCGGGCCGGAGGAGCCCGACGTGACGCTGGTGCCGGGCCTGTCCAGCGCGCTGCTGGGCTCCAACATCGACTGGCAGTACCGCACGCAGCCCAACGGCCGGAGCTGCCTCGCGCACCCCGGGGGCAGCTGCCCCTGGCCCCG AGGCAAAACAATGGGTGGTTCGAGCTCCATCAACTCGATGGCGTACCTGCGCGGCAACAGGGCGGACTACGACGCCTGGGCCGCCGCGGGCAACGATGGCTGGAGCTATGAAGAA GTGCTGCCATTCTTCAAAAAGTCTGAAAGGAACATAAACATAGAAGTCCTCGACAGCAAATACCACGGAGCGAAGGGCGAGCAATACGTTTCCAGGTATCCCTACATCGACACGCCCTCCATCATGTTGACCGAAGCGTTCAACCAAGGAGGCCTGCCTCTGGCGGACTACAACGGCGCCCATCAGGTGGGCACCATGCAGGCGCAGGCGGTGTCGCTCGACGGCGAGCGAGTGTCGACCAACGTCGCCTTCATTCAGCCCATCCGGCACAAACGGCCTAATCTATTCGTTGAAACAAACGCAGAAgcgaagaaaatattaatagacgAATATAACAATGCATACGGGATCGTTTACGTGAAAGATGGTAAGAAGCATACAGCGTACGCGAGAAAAGAAGTCATCATTAGCGCAGGAGCTATCAATTCTCCCAAATTGTTGATGTTATCAGGAATAGGACCGAAGCAGCAATTGAGAAGCTTGGGCATCCCGGTCGTACAAGACCTGGCCGTCGGAGAAAATCTGCACGACCACGTCACTTTTAACGGTGTTGTGATAGCTTTGTCTAACAAAACCGCCACGACGGTCAGCCAGGAAGAGATCTTGATAGCCGTCGAAGACTATcacgaaatgaaaataaaaagaggTCCGCTGTCGGGCAACGGTCCGGTGAATTCAGTCTCATTTCTGAAAACAGATCCTAACCTACCAGCGCCAGATATACAGTTCCAATTCAACAGAATTTCAAATTGGAGAGAAATGATCCAAGATCCGATCGCTGCAGAGTACGTCTCGATACTGCCGACTGCGTTCTACGACGCCGTCGAGCCGAGAGCTATGAACCTGGTGCCAAAGAGCAGAGGCGTCCTTCTGTTGAATCAAACCGATCCAAACGGTCCTCCGCTGTTATATCCTAATTACTTCGGTGACGAGAGAGATATGATACCCATTCTAAAGGCCCTCCGATTTCTGCTGTCTTTGGAGAACACTGAAGCGATGAGATCCCGCGGCGCACATTTCGTGCGCGAGCCTTTGCCGTACTGTAAGCGTTACGAGTGGGGTACCGATGCGTACTTCGTTTGCATGATGCAGGCGTACACGGCCACCACCTACCACCCCGTGGGCACGTGCAAGATGGGCCCGAAGTGGGATACGAAGGCAGTCGTGGACAACCAGCTGCGCGTGTACGGGGTGCGCTCTCTGCGAGTGATCGACGCGTCCATGATGCCGGCGGTCATTCGCGGAAACACCAACGCGCCTTCCATTATGATCGGAGAGAGAGGAGTCGATTTTGTTGTGAGGCACTGGAGGAGTCACACCAAAGATTACTTTTAA
- the LOC112051924 gene encoding glucose dehydrogenase [FAD, quinone]-like, with translation MVWQPLNLTELCPPSTPVSACSGFGYMYLSLLVQLYGGSADQERQHLCDREAEPTRRDHREYDFIVVGAGAAGCVVANRLTENPKWKTCSVCRQVLLLEAGPEEPDVTKVPGFFTVLAGSNIDWKYVSEPNGKSCLAFDGSRCGWPRYVCHERPYRLLGFILHCWCKAMGGSSSINAMAYVRGHRADYDEWARMGNDGWSYDDVSSVPYTSNKYVLPFFKKSELNMNKYDVDSEYHGVRGEQYVSWLPYTDDPAQMLTEAFNEAGTPHLDFNGRTQLGAMQAQTTSVDGERISTNAAFIRPIRNKRPNLTVLPNALATKILIDRRKNAYGIIYEKDGRKFTAYAKKEVILSAGVVESPKLLMLSGIGPREHLQSLNIPVIKDLAVGENLQDHVSFNGMVVAILNGTKVSDDQIMTHVRDYHEMSSKSGPLTGLGPIMSASFIKTEPHLCAPDLQYQANHVPNWREFLQDPITAEKVPIMPCAFYDAVVPRIMNLVPKSRGRLLLNKDDPHGPPIIHSNYLGDDEDIIPLMKGIRFLLSLEKTEAFRKRGAYFVRENMPHCRQHEWGTDDYFLCLIRQYTSTTHHQVGSCKMGPWWDEKAVLDSELRVYGVNKLRVIDASMMPVVIRGNTNAPSIMIGEKGVDAVIKFWQNFTNKYCV, from the exons ATGGTTTGGCAGCCCCTCAACCTGACGGAGCTATGTCCGCCCTCCACCCCTGTGTCGGCGTGCTCCGGCTTCGGCTACATGTACCTCAGCCTGCTGGTGCAGCTGTACGGCGGCTCGGCAGATCAGGAACGCCAGCACCTCTGCGACCGCGAGGCCGAACCCACCAGGCGCGACCACAGGGAGTACGACTTCATAGTGGTGGGCGCTGGCGCGGCGGGCTGCGTTGTCGCCAATAGACTCACAGAGAACCCTAAATGGAAG ACTTGTTCCGTTTGTCGCCAGGTGTTGTTGCTGGAGGCGGGGCCGGAAGAGCCCGACGTGACGAAGGTGCCCGGTTTCTTTACCGTGCTGGCCGGCTCCAACATCGACTGGAAGTACGTCTCGGAGCCCAACGGCAAGAGTTGCCTCGCGTTTGATGGATCGAGATGTGGCTGGCCGCGGTACGTCTGTCACGAGAGGCCGTACAGGCTACTTGGCTTTATACTACATTGCTGGT gTAAAGCAATGGGCGGCTCCAGCTCCATCAACGCCATGGCGTACGTCCGAGGACACAGGGCCGACTACGACGAGTGGGCTCGTATGGGCAACGACGGCTGGAGTTATGACGACGTGAGTAGCGTTCCTTACACTTCCAATAAATAT GTACTACCTTTCTTCAAAAAATCCGAACTGAATATGAACAAATACGACGTGGACAGTGAATACCACGGCGTCAGAGGGGAACAGTACGTGTCCTGGCTGCCCTACACCGACGACCCGGCGCAAATGTTGACGGAAGCTTTCAACGAAGCGGGCACACCTCACCTCGATTTCAATGGAAGAACGCAACTGGGCGCCATGCAAGCGCAAACTACCTCAGTCGACGGCGAGCGTATATCAACCAATGCCGCTTTCATTAGACCCATCAGAAACAAACGACCAAATCTCACCGTCTTACCCAATGCGCTGGCCACTAAAATACTTATAGATAGAAGAAAGAACGCTTATGGAATTATTTACGAGAAAGACGGCAGGAAGTTTACGGCGTACGCCAAAAAAGAGGTGATCCTCAGCGCAGGAGTGGTCGAATCACCGAAGCTGTTGATGTTATCAGGCATAGGGCCGAGAGAACACTTACAAAGCTTAAATATTCCTGTTATAAAAGATTTGGCAGTCGGAGAGAATCTACAAGACCATGTTTCTTTTAATGGCATGGTGGTCGCGATATTGAATGGTACGAAAGTCAGTGATGACCAAATCATGACCCACGTCCGCGATTATCATGAAATGTCATCCAAATCGGGTCCACTCACCGGCCTCGGTCCGATAATGTCCGCGTCGTTCATCAAAACCGAGCCGCATCTGTGCGCTCCTGATCTACAATACCAGGCGAACCACGTTCCGAACTGGAGAGAGTTCCTTCAAGATCCAATAACTGCAGAGAAGGTCCCGATCATGCCTTGCGCGTTCTACGACGCAGTGGTACCTAGAATTATGAATTTGGTGCCAAAAAGTAGAGGCAGGCTTCTTTTGAACAAAGATGATCCACACGGACCACCGATTATCCACTCCAATTACCTCGGCGACGATGAAGACATAATACCTCTGATGAAGGGTATCCGCTTCTTGCTATCTCTAGAAAAAACGGAAGCTTTCAGAAAGCGGGGAGCGTATTTCGTGCGGGAGAACATGCCGCACTGCCGGCAACACGAGTGGGGCACAGACGACTACTTCCTCTGCTTGATCAGACAGTACACCTCCACGACGCACCACCAGGTCGGCTCCTGCAAGATGGGCCCCTGGTGGGACGAGAAGGCAGTCCTAGACAGCGAGCTGCGAGTGTACGGCGTCAACAAGTTGCGAGTGATCGACGCGTCCATGATGCCGGTGGTCATTCGCGGGAACACCAACGCCCCATCCATAATGATAGGCGAAAAAGGCGTAGACGCAGTCATCAAATTTTGGCAGAATTTTACTAACAAATATTGCGTCTAA